In Desulfonatronospira thiodismutans ASO3-1, a single window of DNA contains:
- a CDS encoding NFACT RNA binding domain-containing protein, translating into MEANFFRFAVQELFDKVQGVRIEKVYMPGRDIYTLDMGKRGNLILACSRKQGFFTLSSTKPPNPSKPPAQAMRLRKHIKNRRILDMISMWPERRIFLRLFAADPVWLELDLVRGLSVVDDPGVSPEDSIAWPDLESFFADKEIWKTHPQLTPPLRQELTRRSPDEAGRLLQDLAAGRPEGFFICEKGPDRLGLSCFRITDSDTCREFDSALEACAAFAEPGLQSLLDAPIEKAREKEEKKKNRKLQKKMQQIQEDHKRLLEMTKLEDQGKIIQNNLYQLDPEQKTAGLRLKDHHGLEHELELDPGRTVRENMQWFFKRARKGKRGLEAVSRRKNELAGPELGSHQADASRQEKESRQAQSSDSRSDLHRKAHVFRSSDGYTILRAKNSRVAGDLLRKYASWFDYWLHSQDGPGAHTILKRRGREESVPERTLEEAAVLAALASFQKNEGRARIMCALVKDVKPVKGAAPGRVKVDRVYKSLVVEPDPDLEAGLKVDKS; encoded by the coding sequence ATGGAGGCCAATTTTTTCCGGTTCGCAGTCCAGGAGCTTTTTGACAAGGTTCAGGGCGTTCGCATTGAAAAGGTATATATGCCGGGCAGGGATATCTATACCCTGGACATGGGCAAAAGGGGCAATCTGATCCTGGCCTGCTCACGCAAACAGGGTTTTTTCACCCTCTCCAGCACAAAGCCTCCCAATCCTTCAAAGCCTCCGGCGCAGGCCATGCGGCTTCGCAAACACATCAAAAACAGGCGCATCCTGGACATGATCAGTATGTGGCCTGAAAGGCGCATCTTCCTGCGCCTTTTTGCTGCTGATCCGGTTTGGCTTGAACTGGACCTGGTCAGGGGCTTGAGCGTGGTGGATGATCCCGGGGTTTCTCCGGAAGACAGTATTGCCTGGCCTGACCTGGAGTCTTTTTTTGCAGACAAAGAGATCTGGAAAACCCACCCCCAGCTTACTCCTCCCCTTAGACAGGAACTGACCCGGCGCAGCCCGGATGAGGCCGGGCGGCTTCTGCAGGATCTGGCCGCAGGCCGGCCCGAGGGATTTTTCATTTGTGAAAAAGGCCCTGACAGGCTGGGCCTTAGCTGCTTCAGGATCACGGACAGCGACACCTGCCGGGAGTTTGACTCCGCCCTTGAGGCTTGTGCAGCTTTTGCAGAACCTGGGCTGCAAAGTCTCCTTGATGCGCCCATAGAAAAGGCCCGGGAAAAAGAGGAGAAAAAAAAGAACAGAAAACTGCAGAAAAAAATGCAACAGATCCAGGAAGACCACAAGCGTCTTCTGGAGATGACAAAACTTGAGGACCAGGGAAAAATTATCCAGAACAATCTCTACCAGCTGGACCCGGAACAAAAAACCGCCGGCCTGAGATTAAAGGATCACCATGGCCTGGAGCATGAACTGGAGCTGGACCCTGGCAGAACCGTCCGGGAGAACATGCAGTGGTTTTTTAAAAGGGCCAGGAAGGGCAAAAGGGGCCTGGAGGCGGTATCCAGGAGAAAAAATGAGCTTGCCGGCCCGGAGCTGGGAAGCCATCAGGCTGATGCCTCCAGACAGGAAAAAGAGTCCAGGCAGGCGCAGTCTTCAGATTCCAGAAGCGATCTACACAGAAAGGCCCATGTATTCAGGTCCAGTGACGGGTATACCATACTCAGGGCCAAAAACAGCCGGGTGGCCGGGGACCTTCTGCGGAAGTACGCTTCATGGTTCGACTACTGGCTGCACTCCCAGGACGGACCCGGGGCGCATACAATATTGAAGCGCCGGGGCAGGGAGGAATCTGTCCCGGAAAGGACCCTGGAAGAAGCAGCTGTTCTGGCGGCTCTGGCCAGTTTTCAGAAAAATGAGGGCAGGGCCCGGATAATGTGCGCCTTAGTCAAGGATGTAAAGCCGGTTAAAGGTGCTGCGCCGGGCCGGGTCAAAGTGGACAGGGTGTATAAAAGTCTTGTGGTGGAGCCGGACCCGGACCTGGAAGCAGGGCTTAAGGTGGACAAGAGCTGA
- the dksA gene encoding RNA polymerase-binding protein DksA, with product MNQADIDSFREILRKMRQDILEQGEDTLEDMTGEREMYADPADRASAESDRAFTLRLRDRDRKLIKKIDEALERIEDGTYGECEDCGEDISKPRLKARPVTTLCIKCKSRQEQQEALHGD from the coding sequence ATGAACCAGGCTGACATTGATTCTTTCAGAGAAATTCTCAGGAAAATGCGGCAGGACATCCTGGAACAAGGCGAAGATACCCTGGAGGACATGACCGGAGAACGGGAAATGTACGCTGATCCTGCTGACAGGGCTTCAGCCGAATCAGACCGGGCCTTTACCCTGAGACTCAGGGACCGTGACCGCAAGCTTATCAAAAAGATCGACGAGGCCCTGGAGCGCATCGAAGACGGTACATACGGAGAGTGCGAAGACTGCGGTGAAGATATCTCCAAGCCCAGGCTCAAGGCCAGGCCTGTAACCACGCTCTGCATCAAATGCAAGAGCAGGCAGGAGCAGCAGGAAGCCCTGCACGGGGATTAA